One Thermofilum pendens Hrk 5 DNA segment encodes these proteins:
- the pyrB gene encoding aspartate carbamoyltransferase, with translation MVSGLGSRGNPFYGRDVLSILDFSRSDLEYLFAEADRVRRDPSAFSGELRGYVLATAFFEPSTRTRLSFQAAMLRLGGSCIDLGELEKSSIAKGENFADTVRMLDAYADVIVVRHRLEGAARFAAEVAEKPVINAGDGKRHHPTQAMLDLYSVKTLKGSVDGLVYGVLGDLKYGRAAASFILGLSLFKPRKVYLISPGLLKAREDVKEALRERGVGFEEVESPSEVIGELDVLYVTRIQRERFPDPSEYEKVRGSYVVDSKLLRNAKEGLIVLHPLPRVDEISFDVDGTPHAKYFEQARLGIPLRMALLKLVLKG, from the coding sequence TTGGTTTCGGGTTTAGGGTCTCGTGGGAACCCCTTCTACGGTAGGGACGTCCTGTCGATACTCGACTTCTCGAGGAGCGACCTCGAGTACCTCTTCGCGGAGGCGGACAGGGTTCGGCGCGACCCCTCGGCGTTCAGCGGGGAGCTGAGGGGCTACGTGTTGGCGACTGCCTTCTTCGAGCCCAGCACCAGGACGAGGCTGAGCTTCCAGGCGGCGATGCTGAGGCTCGGCGGCTCCTGCATAGACCTGGGCGAGCTCGAGAAGAGCTCTATAGCTAAGGGGGAGAACTTCGCGGATACCGTGAGGATGCTCGACGCCTACGCGGACGTCATAGTCGTTAGGCACAGGCTTGAGGGGGCGGCGAGGTTCGCGGCGGAGGTGGCGGAGAAGCCGGTTATAAACGCCGGCGACGGAAAGAGGCACCACCCCACGCAGGCCATGCTCGACCTGTACTCCGTCAAGACGCTGAAGGGCTCTGTGGACGGGCTGGTCTACGGGGTTCTCGGGGACTTGAAGTACGGGAGGGCTGCCGCGAGCTTCATCCTGGGGCTTTCCCTGTTCAAGCCGAGGAAGGTCTACCTTATATCGCCGGGGCTTCTCAAGGCGCGGGAAGACGTGAAGGAGGCCTTGAGGGAGAGGGGTGTGGGCTTCGAGGAGGTAGAGTCCCCGTCGGAGGTGATCGGCGAGCTCGACGTGCTCTACGTTACGAGGATCCAGCGGGAGCGCTTCCCGGACCCCTCCGAGTACGAGAAGGTCAGGGGTAGCTACGTCGTGGACTCGAAGTTGCTGAGGAACGCTAAGGAGGGCTTGATCGTGCTCCACCCGCTTCCACGCGTAGACGAGATCTCGTTCGACGTCGACGGGACTCCTCACGCCAAGTACTTCGAGCAGGCAAGGCTGGGCATCCCCCTGAGGATGGCTTTGCTGAAGCTCGTCTTGAAGGGGTGA
- the pyrI gene encoding aspartate carbamoyltransferase regulatory subunit: MEEGLLVRKIREGTVIDHIPAGRALNVLKILGLTGREGLTIAVVMNVPSRKLGVKDIVKVEKRFLEPSEVDKIALIAPSATINIIRDFQVASKRRVEPPAVVTGILRCPNPNCVTNSEREPVTPRFVRVSLSPLKLKCAYCEETLSEAEIVDQLVSPYG, from the coding sequence TTGGAGGAAGGGTTGCTCGTCAGGAAGATTAGGGAGGGCACGGTGATCGACCACATACCCGCCGGGAGGGCTCTCAACGTGCTGAAGATCCTCGGACTCACGGGCCGGGAGGGCTTAACGATAGCGGTGGTCATGAACGTTCCGAGCAGGAAGCTCGGGGTGAAGGACATAGTGAAGGTCGAGAAGAGGTTCCTCGAGCCCTCCGAGGTGGACAAGATAGCCCTCATAGCCCCGTCCGCCACTATAAACATAATCAGGGACTTCCAGGTAGCGTCGAAGAGGCGCGTCGAGCCACCCGCGGTGGTTACAGGCATACTGCGCTGCCCGAACCCCAACTGCGTCACGAACTCGGAGCGGGAGCCCGTCACCCCGAGGTTCGTCAGGGTTTCCCTCAGCCCGCTGAAACTCAAGTGCGCGTACTGCGAGGAAACGCTCAGCGAGGCCGAGATCGTAGACCAGCTCGTGAGCCCCTATGGGTAG
- a CDS encoding dihydroorotase: MGRAFDLVVTGKAYIGGRVVEASIGVEDGRIAAVSSPALAGSAEERIELGKGYLVLPGMVDIHVHMREPGQEYKEDWRTGSRAAVKGGVTFVADMPNNKPPANTCERLAEKLRRAGEKSLVDFAFYAGFSENPEELLRCPELFVGGKLYPEELFSRSAAYFARLMAKLGKPLVVHAEDPSMFRESRGLPHSYARPPEAELSGVRRALRLCGEAGAWVHVTHVSTGAAVTELLSAKLSGLKATFDVTPHHALLTDSLYSTTLSRIAKVNPPLRGEADRSAVYSALARGLPDALVTDHAPHSPEEKASEDPPPGFPGLELALHLLLSEVLAGRLPLGVIDLYSSRPASLLGVEKGAIAVGMDADLVVVKREEWVVRGDEMVSKARYTPFEGWRLSTKTHAVFVRGRMVYAEGEFFEDARGSLRAPRGAPERWW, from the coding sequence ATGGGTAGAGCGTTCGACCTCGTGGTCACCGGGAAGGCCTACATCGGCGGCAGGGTAGTCGAGGCGTCCATAGGCGTTGAGGACGGCAGGATAGCGGCTGTGTCCTCGCCGGCTCTGGCGGGGAGCGCCGAGGAGAGAATCGAGCTGGGCAAAGGCTACCTCGTGCTCCCGGGCATGGTGGACATACACGTGCACATGCGGGAGCCGGGGCAGGAGTACAAGGAGGACTGGCGCACCGGGTCGCGGGCCGCCGTCAAGGGGGGAGTGACCTTCGTGGCAGACATGCCTAACAACAAGCCTCCAGCTAACACCTGCGAGAGGCTCGCCGAGAAGCTCAGAAGGGCGGGGGAGAAGTCCCTCGTAGACTTCGCGTTCTATGCGGGCTTCTCGGAGAACCCCGAGGAGTTGCTACGGTGCCCGGAGCTCTTCGTGGGCGGGAAGCTCTACCCAGAGGAGCTCTTTTCGCGGTCAGCCGCTTACTTCGCGCGCCTCATGGCGAAGCTCGGGAAGCCGCTCGTAGTGCACGCGGAGGATCCGAGCATGTTCCGCGAGTCCAGGGGCTTGCCCCACAGCTACGCGAGGCCCCCCGAGGCCGAGCTGAGCGGAGTGAGGAGGGCCCTGAGGCTCTGCGGGGAGGCCGGGGCATGGGTACATGTAACGCACGTGAGCACTGGCGCCGCGGTGACGGAGCTCCTCTCGGCGAAGCTCTCGGGTCTCAAGGCCACGTTCGACGTTACGCCCCACCACGCACTCCTCACCGACTCCCTCTACTCGACTACTCTCAGCAGGATCGCCAAGGTGAACCCGCCGCTGAGAGGCGAGGCGGACAGGTCGGCGGTCTACTCCGCGCTGGCGCGGGGGCTCCCGGACGCGCTCGTAACGGACCACGCGCCCCACTCGCCGGAGGAGAAGGCCTCGGAAGACCCACCCCCGGGCTTCCCGGGGCTCGAGCTCGCTCTCCACCTGCTACTCAGCGAGGTGCTCGCCGGCAGGCTACCGCTCGGCGTTATCGACCTCTACAGCTCCAGGCCGGCGTCCCTCCTCGGCGTCGAAAAGGGGGCTATAGCCGTGGGGATGGACGCTGACCTCGTGGTCGTTAAGAGGGAGGAGTGGGTTGTGAGGGGCGACGAGATGGTGTCGAAGGCCAGGTACACCCCCTTCGAGGGCTGGCGCCTCTCGACGAAGACGCACGCAGTCTTCGTGCGCGGCAGGATGGTCTACGCCGAGGGAGAGTTCTTCGAAGACGCGAGGGGCTCTCTGCGCGCCCCCCGGGGGGCTCCGGAGCGGTGGTGGTGA
- a CDS encoding dihydroorotate dehydrogenase electron transfer subunit, with the protein MGYTRARVAEVLDLAPSVKMYILELSRPFGSQPGQYVMVWLPGVGEFPVSVAGEKGGALRLVVARKGRATGYMHERVAEGGYVFVRGPLGRGFRLDARKALLVGGGYGAAPLLYLAERLSGAGATVHAVLGFRSREHALLVEDFRRVAGEVWVATEDGSEGFKGTAVDLFERVFPGGGYDAVYTCGKELMMEKVVRRAVEAGVRVQASLERIIKCGVGVCGACALEPLGLRVCSDGPVFDGETLLSLEDFGRYWRDHSGRRVPLPP; encoded by the coding sequence ATGGGGTACACCAGGGCTAGGGTGGCGGAGGTCCTGGACCTAGCCCCCTCCGTGAAGATGTACATCCTCGAGCTTTCCAGGCCCTTCGGCTCCCAGCCCGGCCAGTACGTCATGGTGTGGCTCCCCGGGGTTGGCGAGTTCCCCGTCAGCGTGGCCGGCGAGAAGGGCGGCGCACTCAGGCTCGTTGTCGCGAGGAAGGGTAGGGCTACCGGCTACATGCACGAGAGGGTCGCGGAGGGGGGCTACGTGTTCGTGAGGGGGCCGCTCGGGAGGGGCTTCAGGCTCGACGCGCGTAAAGCCCTGCTGGTGGGCGGGGGGTACGGGGCAGCCCCCCTGCTCTACCTGGCAGAAAGGTTGTCCGGGGCCGGGGCAACTGTGCACGCGGTGCTGGGTTTCCGGTCGCGCGAGCACGCCCTGCTGGTCGAGGACTTCAGGAGGGTTGCCGGGGAGGTCTGGGTCGCGACGGAGGATGGTAGCGAGGGCTTTAAGGGTACAGCGGTCGACCTCTTCGAGCGCGTTTTCCCGGGCGGGGGCTACGACGCCGTCTACACGTGCGGGAAGGAGCTGATGATGGAGAAGGTCGTGAGGAGGGCCGTGGAGGCGGGGGTGAGGGTTCAGGCGTCCCTTGAGAGGATAATCAAGTGCGGAGTCGGCGTCTGCGGGGCGTGCGCCTTGGAGCCGCTGGGGCTGAGGGTGTGCTCGGACGGACCGGTCTTCGACGGGGAGACCCTGCTATCGCTGGAGGACTTCGGTAGGTACTGGCGCGACCACTCGGGAAGGAGGGTCCCGTTGCCCCCGTGA
- a CDS encoding dihydroorotate dehydrogenase translates to MVELSVEVAGLRLRNPVVVASGVLGVSVGLMKRAEDAGAGAVTSKTVTLNPREGYPNPVVYELDYGLVNSMGLPNPGAEEMGRILREARRVLGIPVIASIGASTPDEALRIAEALEGFDALELNASCPHVKGLGADLMSDPDAVYGIVSALKSSGYRVFLKLSPHGDYLAVARKAYSAGVDGFTAINTAKAMVIDVYARKPVLGGVVGGLSGRAIHPIAVRVVYELHREFPEVPVIGTGGVEGWVEAVELILAGASAVGVGTALKRGFEVIGEILGGIERYLRDEGFPSVESIVGLAHK, encoded by the coding sequence ATGGTGGAGCTCTCTGTGGAGGTCGCCGGGTTGCGGCTGAGGAACCCCGTCGTAGTGGCGTCGGGAGTCCTCGGGGTCAGCGTCGGGCTCATGAAGAGGGCTGAGGACGCGGGCGCAGGCGCCGTCACCTCGAAGACCGTGACGCTGAACCCCAGGGAGGGCTACCCCAACCCCGTGGTCTACGAGCTGGACTACGGGCTCGTGAACTCTATGGGACTCCCGAACCCCGGCGCAGAGGAGATGGGAAGGATCCTGCGCGAAGCCAGGCGGGTCCTCGGCATACCGGTCATCGCGAGCATAGGGGCGAGCACGCCCGACGAGGCGCTACGCATCGCAGAGGCGCTCGAGGGCTTCGACGCCCTAGAGCTCAACGCGAGTTGCCCGCACGTGAAGGGGCTGGGAGCAGACCTCATGTCCGACCCCGACGCCGTTTACGGCATAGTCTCCGCCCTCAAGTCCTCCGGGTACAGGGTCTTCCTGAAGCTGAGCCCCCACGGGGACTACCTGGCGGTCGCGAGGAAGGCTTACAGCGCCGGCGTCGACGGGTTCACGGCGATAAACACCGCGAAAGCCATGGTAATCGACGTCTACGCCAGGAAGCCCGTGCTGGGGGGAGTCGTGGGAGGGCTCTCGGGCAGGGCGATACACCCCATAGCGGTCAGGGTCGTCTACGAGTTGCACCGAGAGTTCCCCGAAGTCCCCGTAATAGGCACCGGGGGCGTAGAGGGGTGGGTCGAGGCGGTCGAGCTGATCCTCGCGGGCGCGTCCGCCGTAGGGGTCGGCACCGCCCTCAAGAGGGGCTTCGAGGTCATAGGGGAGATCCTGGGGGGCATCGAGAGGTACCTGCGGGACGAGGGCTTCCCAAGCGTTGAGAGCATAGTGGGGCTAGCGCACAAGTAG
- a CDS encoding HD domain-containing protein yields MLLEVVEGEMLRRVAEEAVKFYRGSHHDLSHVERVYRLAMRIARELGAGVDLEVLGAAAILHDVARSMEDEGLVEDHAREGARIAREILKRVGFPEDKIERVAYCIEAHRYRGGGRPSSIEAQILQDADRLDALGAIGVARAFARGGARGTPFYDPSKPPKERYDGHSETVVNHFYEKLLKVKDTLNTEPARRIAEGRHRFMEEFLERFLKEWVGEA; encoded by the coding sequence GTGCTCCTGGAGGTAGTAGAGGGCGAGATGCTCAGGAGGGTCGCCGAGGAGGCTGTGAAGTTCTACAGAGGCTCGCACCACGATCTCTCGCACGTGGAGAGAGTCTACAGGCTGGCGATGCGCATAGCCAGGGAGCTTGGCGCGGGGGTCGACCTGGAGGTTCTCGGAGCAGCCGCGATCCTGCACGACGTGGCTAGGTCCATGGAGGACGAGGGGCTCGTCGAGGACCACGCCCGGGAGGGGGCGAGGATCGCCCGCGAGATCCTGAAGAGGGTGGGCTTCCCGGAGGATAAGATCGAGAGAGTTGCGTACTGCATCGAGGCGCACAGGTACAGGGGAGGCGGGAGGCCTTCCAGCATCGAGGCCCAGATACTCCAGGACGCGGACAGGCTTGACGCTCTTGGGGCTATCGGGGTGGCAAGGGCCTTCGCGAGGGGAGGGGCTCGCGGCACGCCCTTCTACGACCCCTCTAAGCCCCCGAAGGAGAGGTACGACGGACATTCGGAGACCGTTGTCAACCACTTCTACGAGAAGTTACTCAAGGTGAAGGACACCCTGAACACAGAGCCTGCGAGGAGGATCGCCGAGGGTAGGCACAGGTTCATGGAGGAGTTCCTCGAGAGGTTCCTGAAGGAGTGGGTGGGGGAAGCCTAG